The following are encoded together in the Triticum dicoccoides isolate Atlit2015 ecotype Zavitan chromosome 6B, WEW_v2.0, whole genome shotgun sequence genome:
- the LOC119324996 gene encoding disease resistance protein RGA5-like: MEAALVSVATGALKPVLEKLEALVGDKYKRFKGARDDIKSLTRELTAMEAFLLKMSEQEDPDVQDKVWMNEVRELSYDMEDSIDDFMQSVGSQDSKPDGFLEKMKNSLGKMKARRRIGNEIHDLKKQITEVAERNERYKAREVFSKAKNTTVDPRALAIFQHASELVGINEPKAEIIKLLTQGASTQEKMNLVSIVGSGGMGKTTLANQVYQDLKGKFQCRAFLSVSRNPDMMNILRTILSEVSGQRYADTEAGSIQQLIIKITDFLVDKRYFVVLDDIWDVDTWHVFELALPVASSGSIIITTTRINDVAKSCRSTPFSGVIYCIRPLDMVDSRQLFYTRLFNSEEKCPSYLKKVSEHILKKCAGLPLAIIAISGLLANTERTEGPWKQVEDSIGRALERNPSVEGMMKILSLSYFELPAHLKSCLLCLSIFPEDSIIKKKVLIHRWITERIIHTEAGYSTTHELGERCFNELINRSLIQPAMTDKFDRVKSCRLHDTILDFIISKSIEENFVTLVGVPSLTVGTQGKVRRLSLQAGKQKELIVPKGMVLSHVRSLDAFGESVKIPSIDNFRHLRFLDFEYCDQLENHHLENIGMLFQLRYLSLLGAKKVSKLPEQIGLLLCLQILNLRFTSVCELPASIVNLKRLVHLLVTQNVTLPCGISKLQALEKLRLVTVYSQSFNFLREFEQLQSLKVLALDFEDYNSANRVNAENVSKKAIIVASLKNLGNLLSLTVWDGPEFVRESLCPMPLSLQKLKVLRSSVLHVPNWVGSLVNLQELRLDLVGVEQKDFYILGGLPVLRSLTLRIDDSEIRNTTLTEEPEVTRVIVCGEVGFPCLRIFSYDSQYAVMNLTFAAGAMPKVDDLQIEFDQEETEFLDTSGDFDLGIENLPSLLKIRCVVHGYVDSSRVETAIREAANAHPNRPTLDLV, translated from the exons ATGGAGGCGGCTCTGGTGAGTGTAGCGACGGGAGCCTTGAAACCCGTCCTGGAGAAGCTAGAGGCTCTGGTGGGCGATAAGTACAAGAGGTTCAAGGGTGCGCGTGACGATATCAAGTCACTCACGCGTGAACTCACTGCCATGGAAGCATTTCTTCTCAAGATGTCAGAGCAAGAGGACCCTGATGTGCAGGATAAGGTGTGGATGAATGAGGTGCGGGAGCTCTCTTATGACATGGAGGACTCCATCGATGACTTCATGCAAAGTGTGGGCAGCCAAGATTCAAAGCCAGATGGTTTCTTGGAAAAGATGAAGAACTCGTTGGGGAAGATGAAGGCTCGTCGTCGCATTGGAAATGAGATCCATGATCTGAAGAAACAGATCACAGAGGTGGCAGAGAGGAATGAAAGGTACAAGGCTCGTGAGGTATTCTCCAAGGCCAAGAATACAACCGTTGACCCTAGAGCTCTTGCTATCTTTCAGCATGCCTCCGAGCTTGTTGGAATTAATGAACCCAAGGCTGAGATAATTAAATTGTTGACACAAGGTGCGTCAACACAAGAGAAAATGAACTTGGTGTCCATTGTTGGATCTGGAGGAATGGGAAAGACAACTCTTGCAAACCAAGTGTATCAAGATCTCAAAGGGAAATTTCAATGCCGAGCCTTCTTATCCGTTTCAAGGAATCCAGACATGATGAATATCCTAAGGACTATTCTTAGTGAAGTTAGTGGCCAACGTTACGCTGACACCGAAGCAGGAAGTATACAACAACTCATCATTAAGATCACTGATTTCCTAGTAGACAAAAG GTATTTTGTTGTTCTTGACGATATATGGGACGTGGATACATGGCATGTTTTTGAGCTTGCACTTCCCGTGGCTAGTTCTGGCAGTATCATAATCACCACTACTCGTATAAATGATGTTGCTAAATCATGTCGTTCAACACCATTCAGTGGAGTTATTTATTGCATAAGGCCTCTTGATATGGTGGACTCTAGGCAATTATTTTACACAAGATTATTCAACTCGGAAGAAAAATGCCCATCATACCTTAAAAAGGTTtctgaacatattttgaaaaaatGTGCTGGGTTGCCTCTGGCAATCATTGCTATATCTGGTTTGTTAGCTAATACTGAAAGGACAGAGGGTCCATGGAAACAAGTTGAAGATTCGATTGGTCGAGCACTTGAAAGAAATCCCAGTGTTGAAGgaatgatgaagatattgtcacttaGTTACTTTGAACTGCCTGCTCATCTAAAATCTTGTCTCTTATGTTTGAGTATATTCCCTGAAGATTCTattattaagaagaaggttttgATACATAGATGGATTACTGAAAGAATAATTCATACAGAAGCCGGATATAGTACAACACATGAGCTTGGTGAAAGGTGTTTTAATGAGCTTATCAATAGGAGTTTGATCCAACCCGCGATGACAGACAAATTTGATAGGGTCAAGAGTTGTCGACTTCATGACACAATTCTTGATTTCATCATATCCAAATCCATCGAAGAAAACTTTGTTACTTTGGTAGGTGTTCCTAGTTTAACTGTTGGCACACAAGGCAAAGTTCGTCGGCTGTCCCTACAAGCCGGCAAGCAAAAAGAATTGATAGTGCCAAAAGGCATGGTGTTGTCTCATGTCCGATCACTTGATGCGTTTGGAGAATCTGTGAAAATCCCTTCTATTGATAACTTCAGGCATTTGCGTTTTCTGGACTTTGAATATTGCGACCAACTGGAGAACCATCATCTTGAAAATATAGGGATGTTGTTTCAGCTGAGGTACCTGAGCCTCCTAGGGGCGAAGAAAGTAAGCAAGCTTCCAGAACAAATCGGGCTCCTATTGTGCTTACAGATACTGAATTTAAGATTCACCTCTGTTTGTGAGTTACCAGCATCTATTGTCAATCTCAAGAGACTGGTGCACCTATTGGTAACCCAGAATGTTACACTTCCTTGTGGAATTTCTAAGCTACAAGCACTAGAGAAATTGAGGCTTGTCACTGTCTATAGCCAGTCATTTAACTTCCTGCGAGAATTTGAGCAGCTGCAGAGTCTGAAGGTATTGGCCCTTGATTTTGAGGATTATAATTCTGCTAACCGAGTGAACGCTGAAAATGTGTCCAAGAAAGCTATTATTGTCGCTTCCCTTAAAAACCTAGGGAACCTTCTCTCTCTAACTGTTTGGGACGGCCCTGAATTTGTAAGGGAGTCTTTATGCCCTATGCCACTTAGCCTCCAGAAGCTGAAAGTCTTGCGTTCTAGTGTTCTTCATGTTCCAAATTGGGTGGGCTCCCTTGTCAACCTTCAGGAGTTACGCCTTGATCTGGTCGGAGTTGAGCAGAAAGATTTCTATATCCTTGGAGGCTTGCCTGTTCTGCGTTCTCTGACTCTGAGAATTGATGACAGTGAAATTAGAAATACCACATTAACAGAAGAGCCTGAAGTTACAAGGGTCATAGTCTGTGGTGAAGTTGGATTCCCATGTTTGAGGATATTTAGTTATGATAGTCAGTATGCTGTGATGAATTTGACCTTTGCGGCTGGAGCCATGCCCAAGGTAGATGACCTCCAGATAGAATTTGACCAAGAAGAAACTGAGTTTCTCGATACCAGCGGTGATTTTGATCTCGGAATAGAAAATCTCCCCAGCCTCCTCAAAATCAGATGTGTAGTACACGGATATGTGGATAGCAGCAGAGTTGAGACTGCCATTCGGGAAGCAGCCAACGCACATCCGAACCGCCCTACTCTAGACTTGGTCTGA
- the LOC119325655 gene encoding L10-interacting MYB domain-containing protein-like, with the protein MAQSDRSSPARIRDTLSPAPSPCRDPPFPALLALFRHPRRPGPPPSATSFLAPAHPVSPPSATRSAAAIRALSVSDELLCRQSSSSASPCTSSQFWKSMSSSMTAEWDEENTRIVTNLMVTQVRAGNRPNKILTPSAFEEVALQFKVRTGLDYTSNQMKNKWDKLKADYTLFKKLELKETGGGWDFVLNTVKQDKEWWKKAKIDLKGCGKFQKRGLRNEENLSIMFEDITSDGTDHWNPSIGIPPSSSAAIPDTIDIEAITDVDLLEDPQVPPSPAMPPSPSMPPSPFVPSTKKRLGKTIDDKHKKPRTAQVMQDEITQIKIIAKESQETVQSFIKNDDATSVASTMNEVLALGILEGSDEHDIATELFIKREEREMFLHMGVAARKDWLRRKFAMTYGK; encoded by the exons ATGGCGCAAAGTGATCGATCCAGCCCCGCACGCATCAGGGACACGCTCTCCCCCGCCCCTAGTCCATGCCGTGACCCACCCTTCCCCGCCCTGCTCGCCCTCTTTCGCCACCCTCGCCGACCAGGTCCGCCGCCATCAGCGACGAGCTTCCTCGCCCCTGCCCACCCTGTTTcgccaccatcggcgaccagatccGCCGCCGCGATTCGAGCACTGTCCGTCAGTGACGAGCTTCTCTGCCGTCAATCGAGCTCCTCCGCCTCCCCGTGCACCTCATCCCAATTCTGGAAG AGCATGTCTTCGAGCATGACTGCCGAGTGGGATGAAGAGAACACTAGGATCGTTACCAACTTGATGGTTACGCAAGTGCGGGCTGGAAATAGGCCAAACAAAATCTTAACCCCTAGTGCATTCGAGGAAGTGGCATTGCAATTCAAAGTGAGAACCGGATTGGACTACACGAGCAACCAAATGAAAAACAAATGGGACAAGCTCAAAGCAGATTACACTTTATTCAAGAAGCTCGAGCTAAAGGAGACCGGAGGGGGATGGGACTTTGTTCTCAACACTGTCAAACAAGATAAGGAGTGGTGGAAGAAAGCAAAAATT GACCTTAAAGGCTGCGGCAAGTTCCAAAAGCGTGGACTACgcaatgaagaaaacttgagcattATGTTTGAGGACATCACCAGTGATGGCACAGACCATTGGAATCCTTCTATAGGCATACCTCCCTCCTCTAGTGCAGCAATACCAGATACCATTGATATTGAAGCCATCACAGATGTTGATTTGCTAGAAGATCCCCAAGTGCCACCTTCTCCTGCTATGCCACCTTCTCCTAGTATGCCACCTTCTCCTTTCGTGCCATCAACGAAAAAGAGGCTTGGAAAAACCATTGATGACAAGCACAAGAAACCTAGGACTGCACAAGTGATGCAAGATGAGATTACACAGATTAAAATCATTGCTAAGGAGTCCCAAGAAACCGTTCAATCATTCATAAAgaatgatgatgccacttctgttgcCAGTACCATGAATGAAGTGCTTGCTCTTGGTATTTTAGAGGGTAGTGATGAACACGACATAGCGACTGAGTTGTTCATCAAAAGAGAGGAAAGAGAGATGTTTCTACACATGGGTGTTGCCGCACGAAAAGATTGGCTTCGTAGGAAGTTTGCCATGACGTATGGGAAATAG
- the LOC119325656 gene encoding uncharacterized protein LOC119325656: MILYVQMSCDDDSDDDNQYELKKKLICLHSEHMSVICEGATKIVGKYCSSWIMKNEPRKSILTGFGWLQETIGTPRESFTMFRMKTRVFFELHDLLVKDYGLGYSPFVSSYESLAMFLWTLGGCESNRRTQNRFKHSPDTIHRKFHEVLHCVVRMSCHYLKPKDPNFHIVHQRILGDKRAYPHMKDCIGAIDGTHIRASIPEDKQIRYIGRTGAVTQNVMAICDFDMHFTYASIGQPGSMHDTSVLFHAMHADKATFPHPPKDKYYLVDAGYPNRKGYLAPYKGERYHVPDFHKGVPPNTPKEKFNRLHSSKRNCIERAFGVWKMKWQILLKMPSYSIETQKMIVAATMTLHNYVRFHDEEDIHFVRCDRDPDYVPTIPE; this comes from the exons ATGATTCTGTATGTGCagatgtcatgtgatgatgatagtgatgatgacaacCAATATGAATTGAAGAAAAAATTGATTTGTCTTCATTCCGAGCATATGTCGGTCATTTGTGAAGGAGCAACAAAAATAGTTGGAAAGTATTGCAGTAGTTGGATCATGAAGAATGAGCCTAGGAAATCTATCTTGACAGGATTTGGATGGTTGCAAGAGACTATTGGAACACCAAGGGAGTCCTTTACAATGTTCAGAATGAAGACAAGAGTTTTCTTTGAGCTTCATGACTTGTTGGTGAAGGACTATGGGCTCGGTTATTCTCCATTTGTTAGCAGCTACGAGTCTCTTGCTATGTTCTTGTGGACCTTGGGGGGTTGTGAATCAAATAGAAGGACCCAAAACCGTTTCAAACATTCACCTGACACTATCCACCGCAAGTTCCATGAGGTACTGCATTGTGTGGTCAGGATGTCTTGTCACTACCTCAAGCCGAAAGACcccaattttcacattgtgcatcaaAGGATCCTTGGTGATAAACGAGCATATCCACACATGAAAGACTGCATTGGTGCAATAGATGGGACTCACATTAGAGCTTCAATTCCAGAAGACAAGCAAATTAGATATATTGGAAGGACAGGCGCAGTCACTCAGAATGTGATGGCAATATGTGACTTTGATATGCATTTCACTTATGCTTCAATTGGACAACCTGGTTCTATGCATGACACAAGTGTGCTATTTCATGCAATGCATGCGGACAAGGCCACCTTCCCCCATCCTCCAAAGG ACAAGTACTACCTTGTGGATGCTGGCTATCCTAATAGAAAGGGATATCTCGCACCGTACAAAGGTGAAAGATATCATGTGCCTGACTTTCATAAAGGTGTTCCACCCAATACTCCTAAAGAAAAGTTCAATAGGCTCCACTCGTCCAAACGCAATTGCATAGAGAGAGCCTTTGGAGTGTGGAAGATGAAATGGCAGATTCTTCTAAAGATGCCAAGCTACTCCATCGAAACACAAAAGATGATTGTTGCTGCTACTATGACTTTGCACAACTATGTTCGCTTCCATGATGAAGAAGATATTCACTTTGTTCGATGTGACAGGGACCCGGACTATGTGCCAACAATTCCGGAATGA